The window GTCAACCTTCGGTACGGCACTCCGCACGTTGCGTTGCTCTCCGCTGGCGGACCGATTCTCGTCCTCGTCGCGACTGGCCGGGTCGAACTGCTGGCTGAGGTTGCCTCGTTTCTTCACCTGATCATGTACGGGCTGATGTGTATCGCCCTGATCGTGTTGCGCCGTCGGAACCCCGAGTGGTACTCGCCCAGCTATCGGGTGCCGGGCTATCCGGTGGTCCCGGGTATGGGTGCGCTCGCGAGCTTCGGACTAATTGTCTTCATGCAGCCCGCATCTATCGGTATCGGCATCGTGGTCATGCTCGCCTCGTACCTCTGGTACCGTTATTACGCTGGGGACGTGACACTCAAAGGAGATATCTAATTATGACGGACCGACCATCGATACTCGTCCCGATCCGCGTGCTCGAAGGAGAATCGGTCCCTGAGGGTATCCCTGAGCTACTTGCGCATACCCACGTCGTCCTGCTGGGGTATCACGTCATCCCAGAACAGACTGCCCCCGGACAGGCCCGGATGCAGTTCGAGGACCGGGCCATGGGACGGCTCGATGAGTACGAAGAGATGTTCGAGGAGGCCGGAGCCACTGTCGAGCGGCGGCTCGTGTTCACCCATAACGGCCAGAAGACGATTGACCGCATGATTGCTGAACACGACTGTCTGGCCGTTCTCGTTCCGAACGCCACAGGACCGGTCGAAGACGTACTGGTTCCAGTTCGTGGGGCCATCGGAGTTGACCGTCTGGCCCGTGTCGTCGCCAGCGTGTTCGGGAACACGGATGCCGACGTGACGTTGTATCACGTCGTGGACGAGGACACAACGGACGATGATATTCAGACACTTCTCAACGGGATGGCGGACCGATTAGCGCAGTTCGGGATGGACCCGTCGACTATCGAGACACGGATCGACCGCGACCGGAACCCTCTGGACGCGATTGCGGACGTGGCTGAGTCGTTCGATACGGTCGTCATGGGTGAAACCGACCCGTCTCTTGTGACGTTCGTGTTCGGGATGCCAGCCGAGCAGGTCGCTAACCGGTTCCTCGGGCCGGTATTCGTGGTGCAGCGCGAACCTCCAGCGGACGAGTAACCCGGACAAGTCCAGCGTCCGGTCGGCTGGATAGTCATCGACGTATGGCAGCTTGTCACGTCCTCAGTGCCCCACTGCCCACGGATAGCCACCCGCAGCAGTATGTGCGTGGTCGTGGTCACTGTCGGTTGTGCGCTCGCCAGTGCTGGTCTGCACGACGTCGTCGACTCGAAGGATCTGTGTCACAACGGCAACTGCTCGATGTAGCGCACTTTTGAACACTATGGGTGGCTCTATGACACCCGCGTCAGTCATATTGCAGGGACGGCCATCGGGGCCGACGCCGACCGCTTCTGACCCGCTGTCGTGTCGCTGTTTGAGCGTCGTCAGCGTGGCCAGTGGATCAGTGCCCGCGTTCGTAGCCAGTGTGCGCGGAATCGCTTCCAGCGCGGCTCCGAACCCATCGAAGACGAGCTGTGTCCGGTCCGGTCTCTCACAGGATAGCGCGGAGAGGTCCATTGCCAGTGCGGTCGGCACCGCACCGCCGCCCGGAACAAACGTTCCGTCAGCAACTGCGGCACGGGTCACGTCGATACAGTCAGCGACGATACGGCGGACCTCTTCCGCGACGTGAGGCGTGCCGCCACGGAGGAGAAGTGATGCTCGTTGCTCCTCGGGACAGCCCTGCAGCACGAGTGTCTGAGTCGTCCCGACCGTACGCTGCGTGACAGATCCGACAGTCCCGGTGTCGTCTGCAGTAAGGTTGTCGATGGACATGACTGGCGTACTCCCTGTCGCTCGGGCAATGACGTCGAACTCGTCCTGCCGGGTCCGCTCGACGGGGAGCACGCCGCGCTGTGCAAGCGCAGTTCTGACTGCCTCGTCGATGGATTTCTGGCAGAGGAGGACAGCCGCGCCCGACTGCGTCACCTGTGTCACGAGCGCCGTTCTGCGGCCCTTTTCGTGGTCCTGAAACGCGCTCCGCTGTGTCGCGTCCTGAAGCTCCACTGACTCGACGCGGTCGGGATCCTCGATGCCGATTTCGGCGTCGACCATCGCGATAGCCGGCTCGTCGTGCGTCCGGATACGTGGGAGATTGAGAGCTTCGAGGGATGTCGACGACGTCTCCAAATCGACCAGCACACCGTCGAGACATGCTGATTCACGGAGTTCTCCGCCGGGATATGACGTGAGTGTAAGCTTCGACATGTCGAACTCGACAGCTTGCAGTGCACTGAGGGTTAGTTCGGCGAACCGGTCAGTCGAAGCGTCGTCCCACCGTCCCGTAACGGCGGTTTTCGCGATGTCTGCGAGTCGGTCGTCGTGGTGACTGCGCAGGCCACGTTTGTACTGCTCAAGCCGGTCAACGGCGACCTCGGAAGCCCTGACGTAGCCGTC is drawn from Haloarcula sp. CBA1129 and contains these coding sequences:
- a CDS encoding TCP-1/cpn60 chaperonin family protein — protein: MLGDDGDTDEPKPPQTATGQLADAIRTTLGPNGLDKMVVGENGTVIVTNDGSSIIEWMDITHPIGRLVEQAAAAQDSAIGDGTTTAVVLVGALLEEAATLRSNGLHPTTIIDGYVRASEVAVDRLEQYKRGLRSHHDDRLADIAKTAVTGRWDDASTDRFAELTLSALQAVEFDMSKLTLTSYPGGELRESACLDGVLVDLETSSTSLEALNLPRIRTHDEPAIAMVDAEIGIEDPDRVESVELQDATQRSAFQDHEKGRRTALVTQVTQSGAAVLLCQKSIDEAVRTALAQRGVLPVERTRQDEFDVIARATGSTPVMSIDNLTADDTGTVGSVTQRTVGTTQTLVLQGCPEEQRASLLLRGGTPHVAEEVRRIVADCIDVTRAAVADGTFVPGGGAVPTALAMDLSALSCERPDRTQLVFDGFGAALEAIPRTLATNAGTDPLATLTTLKQRHDSGSEAVGVGPDGRPCNMTDAGVIEPPIVFKSALHRAVAVVTQILRVDDVVQTSTGERTTDSDHDHAHTAAGGYPWAVGH
- a CDS encoding universal stress protein, with the protein product MTDRPSILVPIRVLEGESVPEGIPELLAHTHVVLLGYHVIPEQTAPGQARMQFEDRAMGRLDEYEEMFEEAGATVERRLVFTHNGQKTIDRMIAEHDCLAVLVPNATGPVEDVLVPVRGAIGVDRLARVVASVFGNTDADVTLYHVVDEDTTDDDIQTLLNGMADRLAQFGMDPSTIETRIDRDRNPLDAIADVAESFDTVVMGETDPSLVTFVFGMPAEQVANRFLGPVFVVQREPPADE